Proteins from a single region of Pseudomonas quebecensis:
- a CDS encoding aldo/keto reductase, with translation MRSIDLAGVPVPVIGQGTWRMGEDPNHRRAEIAALQLGIDEGMTLIDTAEMYGEGGAERVVGEAIHGKRDQVFLVSKVYPHHASQKGIPRACEASLQRLGTDYIDLYLLHWRGQYPLEETVEAFERLREAGKIGRWGVSNFDVADLQELASPACATNQVLYNIQERGIEFDLLPWWRQHNLPLMAYCPIAQGGELLSSPTLKQIATRHEAAPAQVALAWVLRQDGVIAIPKAVTPEHIRLNAAAADLVLDKHDLDAIDRVFGPPQRKHRLAMV, from the coding sequence ATGCGTAGCATTGATCTGGCGGGCGTGCCCGTCCCTGTCATCGGCCAGGGCACTTGGCGCATGGGCGAAGACCCGAATCATCGCCGGGCTGAAATCGCGGCGTTGCAACTGGGCATCGACGAGGGCATGACCTTGATCGATACCGCCGAAATGTATGGCGAAGGCGGCGCTGAACGGGTGGTCGGCGAGGCCATTCATGGTAAACGCGACCAGGTGTTTCTGGTGAGTAAGGTGTATCCGCACCATGCCAGCCAAAAGGGCATTCCTCGTGCATGTGAAGCCAGCCTCCAGCGCTTGGGCACTGACTATATCGATCTGTATCTGCTGCACTGGCGTGGTCAGTACCCCCTGGAAGAAACCGTCGAAGCCTTTGAGCGTCTGCGCGAGGCAGGCAAGATCGGCCGTTGGGGCGTTTCCAACTTCGACGTGGCCGACCTGCAAGAACTGGCATCCCCGGCCTGTGCGACGAACCAGGTGCTCTACAACATTCAAGAGCGCGGCATCGAGTTTGATTTGCTGCCCTGGTGGCGACAACATAACTTACCCCTTATGGCCTACTGTCCGATTGCCCAGGGCGGAGAGCTGTTGTCCAGTCCGACGCTCAAGCAGATCGCCACTCGTCACGAGGCAGCTCCCGCCCAGGTGGCCCTGGCCTGGGTGCTGCGCCAGGACGGTGTGATCGCCATTCCCAAGGCGGTTACGCCGGAACACATCCGGCTTAACGCGGCGGCTGCCGACCTGGTTCTGGACAAGCACGACTTGGACGCCATCGACCGTGTCTTCGGGCCGCCCCAGCGCAAACATCGGTTGGCAATGGTCTAG
- the tssE gene encoding type VI secretion system baseplate subunit TssE, with product MTRNHSLFERFAAPSAKPGCGVTSVAAHLGKMLSIRAGSVQTLPDYGLPDFNEMNQSLHESLSQSRLLIERFIRAYEPRLSNVRVRVLPRDHDPLRLAFAIDATLRIDGVVQPVVFTAHLRDAGRIEVLPDVL from the coding sequence ATGACTCGCAACCACAGCCTGTTCGAACGATTTGCAGCACCGTCGGCCAAGCCCGGCTGTGGCGTGACATCTGTCGCGGCTCACCTGGGCAAGATGCTCAGCATCCGCGCGGGGAGCGTGCAGACGCTGCCGGATTATGGGTTGCCTGACTTCAATGAGATGAACCAGAGCCTGCACGAATCATTGAGCCAGTCACGCTTGCTGATCGAGCGTTTTATTCGAGCCTACGAACCACGTTTGAGCAACGTTCGTGTGCGTGTGCTGCCGCGCGATCATGACCCCTTGCGCCTGGCATTTGCCATCGACGCCACACTGCGTATTGATGGCGTCGTGCAACCGGTGGTGTTTACCGCACACCTGCGTGATGCGGGGCGTATCGAGGTGTTGCCCGATGTCCTTTAA
- a CDS encoding microcin C ABC transporter permease YejB, which yields MFAYIVRRLLLIIPTLVIILLVNFVIVQAAPGGPVEQAIAHLQGIGGGGVGGSSGEGIGSGSRASRGLDPKLIKDIEKQYGFDKPAPERLWLMLKSYAQLDFGNSFFRGKSVIDLILEKMPVTISLGLWATLITYLVSIPLGIRKAVRHGSSFDVWSSTAIVIGYAMPAFLFAMFLIVVFAGGTSLNWFPVRGLVSENFEELSTVGKVADYFWHLVLPVTSLVIGGFATLTILTKNSFLNEITRQYVVTARAKGLSERRVLYGHVFRNAMLLVISGIPQAFISVFFAGSLLIEVIFSLDGLGRMSYEAAVSRDYPVVFGSLFIFTLFGLLIKLIGDLCYTLVDPRIDFAARNA from the coding sequence ATGTTTGCCTATATCGTGCGGCGCCTGCTGTTGATCATCCCGACCCTGGTGATCATCCTGCTGGTGAATTTTGTGATTGTGCAGGCCGCCCCCGGCGGCCCGGTGGAACAGGCGATCGCCCACCTGCAAGGGATTGGCGGCGGTGGCGTCGGCGGCTCGTCCGGCGAAGGCATCGGCAGCGGTTCGCGCGCCAGTCGCGGCCTGGACCCGAAGCTGATCAAGGACATCGAAAAGCAATACGGCTTCGACAAGCCCGCGCCGGAACGCCTGTGGTTGATGCTCAAAAGCTACGCCCAGCTGGACTTCGGCAACAGTTTCTTCCGTGGCAAGAGCGTGATCGACCTGATCCTCGAAAAAATGCCCGTGACCATTTCCCTCGGCCTGTGGGCCACTCTGATCACCTACCTGGTGTCGATCCCCCTGGGCATTCGCAAGGCCGTGCGCCATGGCAGCAGCTTTGACGTGTGGAGCAGCACCGCCATCGTCATCGGCTATGCCATGCCGGCGTTCCTGTTCGCGATGTTCCTGATCGTAGTGTTTGCCGGTGGTACCTCCCTCAACTGGTTCCCGGTGCGCGGCCTGGTCTCGGAGAATTTCGAAGAGCTGAGCACCGTGGGCAAGGTGGCCGACTATTTCTGGCACCTGGTGCTGCCGGTGACCTCCCTGGTGATCGGCGGTTTCGCCACCTTGACCATCCTGACCAAGAACTCATTCCTGAATGAAATCACGCGTCAGTACGTGGTCACCGCGCGCGCCAAGGGTTTGAGCGAGCGCCGCGTGCTGTACGGTCATGTATTTCGCAACGCCATGCTGCTGGTGATCTCCGGAATTCCCCAGGCGTTCATCAGTGTGTTCTTTGCCGGTTCGCTGCTGATCGAAGTGATCTTCTCCCTCGACGGTCTGGGCCGCATGAGCTACGAAGCCGCCGTATCACGGGACTACCCGGTGGTGTTTGGCTCGCTGTTTATCTTCACCTTGTTCGGCCTGCTGATAAAACTGATCGGCGACCTCTGCTACACCCTGGTGGACCCGCGTATCGACTTCGCCGCGAGGAACGCCTGA
- the tssA gene encoding type VI secretion system protein TssA — translation MNYYEKLCVYYIEVIRAPCSQEHFAGGDVRFSPEYEALELELSKVHSMHGTSQPDWHKVIEVSEQLLRRQSKDLRVAVWLTWALHQRESFAGLLAGLGMLCHLCDRHWSIVYPAKNRTRAAAFAWLVLRLESLSAQIVSLHDQQPLHRALLERLAHLDELLSSHLGDDAPLLLSIRRQWDQRLEHTAPGDPAGTQLSGVVARASHATTQLLRAELSLDSEKDAHKWLRSLQEQARPLCDWWLRQNATDLRALRLNRTLMWMTLISYPQADAERITTLRGPAPDKLKRYREWLAQGQYADLLLELEASLAGAMFWFDGLHMVWQCLEALQAPLAMSELEVSFALLLQRLPDLPEFRFHDGSPFADAGTRTWIALQVRPHRQPPETLCEAADAQPWEVALQALQPRLRKEGLKAVVHELKQGLHGARGDRERFYWRLAQARLCVQAGKHELAKIQLDQLDLELQRTGLDRWEPELALHVAQLLHRCCDLVPQSHAVRERKEDTHRRLCLFDLEAVLE, via the coding sequence ATGAATTATTATGAAAAGCTCTGTGTTTATTATATTGAAGTTATCCGTGCGCCCTGTTCGCAAGAACATTTCGCGGGTGGTGACGTGCGCTTTTCGCCCGAGTACGAGGCCTTGGAATTGGAACTAAGTAAGGTCCACTCAATGCACGGCACCTCCCAGCCGGATTGGCACAAGGTCATTGAAGTCAGTGAGCAGCTGCTGCGCCGTCAGTCCAAGGATCTGCGCGTGGCTGTCTGGCTGACCTGGGCGCTGCACCAGCGTGAGTCGTTTGCGGGTCTGCTGGCGGGCCTTGGGATGTTGTGTCATCTGTGCGACCGTCATTGGTCGATTGTTTATCCTGCAAAAAACCGTACCCGAGCCGCGGCATTCGCGTGGTTGGTTCTGCGTCTCGAGTCATTGTCGGCGCAGATTGTTTCGCTGCATGACCAGCAGCCGCTGCATCGCGCTTTGCTCGAGCGACTGGCCCATTTGGATGAGTTGTTGAGCAGTCACCTGGGTGATGACGCGCCGCTGTTGTTGTCGATCCGCAGGCAATGGGACCAGCGCTTGGAGCATACCGCGCCAGGCGATCCTGCAGGCACCCAGTTGAGCGGTGTCGTTGCTCGGGCCAGCCATGCGACCACTCAATTGCTGCGAGCCGAACTGTCGCTGGACAGCGAAAAGGACGCCCATAAATGGCTGCGTTCCTTGCAGGAACAAGCTCGGCCGTTGTGCGACTGGTGGCTGCGTCAGAACGCTACCGACCTGCGTGCATTGCGCCTGAATCGCACGTTGATGTGGATGACCCTGATCAGCTATCCGCAAGCCGACGCGGAGCGGATCACCACGCTGCGTGGCCCGGCGCCCGACAAGCTCAAGCGTTACCGGGAGTGGCTCGCCCAGGGCCAGTACGCCGATCTGCTGCTTGAGCTCGAGGCCAGCCTGGCGGGTGCGATGTTCTGGTTTGATGGGCTGCACATGGTCTGGCAATGCCTGGAGGCCCTGCAGGCGCCGTTGGCCATGAGCGAGCTGGAAGTGAGCTTTGCCCTGCTGCTGCAACGGCTGCCCGACCTGCCTGAGTTTCGCTTTCACGACGGCAGTCCGTTTGCCGATGCGGGCACCCGGACCTGGATTGCCTTGCAGGTGCGGCCTCATAGGCAGCCGCCCGAAACGCTGTGTGAGGCCGCCGATGCCCAGCCTTGGGAGGTCGCCCTGCAGGCGCTGCAGCCCAGGCTGCGAAAGGAGGGCCTGAAGGCCGTCGTACATGAACTCAAGCAAGGCCTGCACGGAGCTCGCGGCGACCGTGAGCGCTTTTACTGGCGCCTGGCCCAGGCGCGCCTGTGTGTGCAAGCGGGCAAGCATGAACTGGCAAAGATCCAGCTCGACCAACTCGATCTAGAACTGCAGCGCACCGGGCTGGACCGCTGGGAGCCGGAGCTTGCGCTGCATGTCGCCCAATTGCTGCACCGTTGCTGTGACCTCGTGCCGCAAAGCCATGCCGTGCGCGAGCGCAAGGAAGACACCCATCGCAGGCTGTGCCTCTTCGATCTTGAAGCGGTACTTGAATAG
- a CDS encoding DUF1543 domain-containing protein → MLFVVMLGGKHPRASIEVHDVVFAAADTLQGTYPQLRDAWFGNAKGVHIDSWMEVDGVDGWKIELSHLAPQAGAHHLYFINLGGYETDSFGEAHHYVLVVARNKQEATSKGKQQMRRHWSQAHTDAVLDVDDCLPIDLVDGRYLHLVQGAHLPIVQRNDYIVL, encoded by the coding sequence ATGCTGTTTGTCGTGATGCTCGGGGGCAAACACCCACGGGCCAGTATCGAAGTTCATGATGTGGTGTTCGCTGCGGCGGATACGCTGCAAGGCACTTACCCGCAACTGCGCGATGCCTGGTTCGGCAATGCCAAGGGCGTGCACATCGATTCGTGGATGGAGGTCGACGGCGTCGACGGTTGGAAAATCGAACTCAGCCACCTGGCGCCCCAGGCCGGCGCCCATCATCTGTATTTCATCAATCTGGGCGGCTATGAGACCGACAGCTTCGGCGAGGCCCATCATTATGTGCTGGTGGTTGCCCGTAACAAGCAGGAAGCCACGAGCAAAGGCAAGCAACAGATGCGACGGCACTGGTCCCAGGCCCATACCGACGCAGTGCTGGATGTGGACGACTGCCTGCCCATCGACCTGGTGGATGGCCGCTACCTGCACCTGGTCCAGGGCGCACATCTTCCAATCGTCCAGCGCAACGATTACATCGTTCTGTAG
- the tssC gene encoding type VI secretion system contractile sheath large subunit: protein MNTQHTQTVAHAAQEHGILDNIIAQTLLSADDEAYGIAKRGVSAFIEELIKPHNSGEPVKKRLVDRMIAEIDAKLSLQMDEILHHPEFQALESSWKGLQLLVDRTNFRENIKIELLNVSRQDLLDDFEDSPEVTQSGLYKHIYSAEYGQFGGQPVGAVIANYFLSPSAPDVKLMQYAASVACMAHAPFIASAGPGFFGLESFTGLPDLKDLRDHFEGPQFAKWQSFRESEDSRYIGLTVPRFLLRTPYDPLECPVKTFAYRENVVNSHEHYLWGNTAYAFATRLTDSFARFRWCPNIIGPQSGGAVEDLPLHHFQSMGEIETKIPTEVLVSDRREYELAQEGFIALTMRKGSDNAAFFSASSVQKPKHFGISTEGREAELNYRLGTQLPYMMVVNRLAHYLKVLQREQLGSWKERTDLELELNKWIRQYVADQENPSAEVRGRRPLRAARIVVSDVEGEPGWYRVNLSVRPHFKYMGADFTLSLVGKLDKE, encoded by the coding sequence ATGAATACCCAACACACTCAAACCGTTGCCCACGCCGCTCAAGAGCACGGCATTCTCGACAACATCATTGCCCAGACATTGTTGAGCGCGGACGACGAAGCCTATGGCATTGCCAAGCGTGGCGTCTCAGCCTTTATCGAAGAATTGATCAAGCCGCACAACAGCGGCGAGCCGGTGAAAAAACGCCTGGTTGATCGAATGATCGCCGAAATCGACGCGAAGCTCAGCCTGCAAATGGACGAGATCCTGCACCACCCGGAGTTCCAGGCCCTGGAATCGTCGTGGAAGGGTTTGCAGTTGCTGGTCGACCGCACCAATTTTCGCGAAAACATCAAGATCGAACTGCTGAACGTTTCACGTCAGGACCTGCTGGATGACTTTGAAGATTCTCCGGAGGTGACGCAGTCCGGGCTCTACAAACACATTTACAGCGCCGAGTACGGTCAGTTCGGCGGCCAGCCCGTGGGCGCCGTCATCGCCAACTACTTCCTCTCTCCCAGCGCGCCCGATGTGAAACTCATGCAGTACGCCGCCAGTGTGGCCTGCATGGCTCATGCGCCGTTTATCGCGTCTGCCGGCCCGGGTTTCTTCGGATTGGAGAGCTTCACGGGCCTGCCTGACCTCAAGGATCTCAGGGACCATTTCGAGGGGCCGCAGTTTGCCAAGTGGCAAAGCTTTCGCGAGAGCGAAGATTCGCGCTATATCGGCTTGACCGTACCGCGCTTCCTGTTGCGCACGCCTTACGACCCCCTGGAATGCCCGGTCAAGACCTTTGCTTACCGGGAAAACGTGGTGAACAGCCACGAACATTACCTGTGGGGCAATACCGCCTATGCCTTCGCCACGCGCCTTACCGACAGCTTTGCACGGTTTCGCTGGTGCCCGAACATCATCGGCCCGCAAAGCGGCGGTGCAGTGGAAGACTTGCCTCTGCATCACTTCCAGAGCATGGGCGAGATCGAAACCAAGATTCCTACCGAAGTGCTGGTGTCCGACCGCCGTGAATATGAGCTGGCGCAAGAAGGCTTTATTGCCCTGACGATGCGCAAGGGCAGTGACAATGCTGCGTTTTTTTCCGCCAGCTCCGTACAGAAACCCAAACATTTCGGCATCAGTACCGAGGGCAGGGAGGCGGAGCTGAATTACCGGCTGGGCACCCAGTTGCCGTACATGATGGTGGTCAACCGTCTGGCGCATTACCTCAAGGTTCTACAGCGCGAGCAATTGGGTTCCTGGAAGGAGCGCACCGACCTTGAGCTGGAACTCAACAAGTGGATTCGTCAGTACGTCGCCGATCAGGAAAACCCCAGCGCCGAAGTCCGTGGACGGCGCCCGCTGCGTGCGGCGCGTATTGTCGTCAGTGATGTGGAAGGCGAACCGGGCTGGTACCGCGTCAACCTGAGCGTGCGACCGCACTTCAAATACATGGGGGCCGATTTCACCTTGTCCCTCGTCGGCAAGCTCGACAAAGAATGA
- a CDS encoding extracellular solute-binding protein has product MRLAFSTPLLGTALALVLASTAVIAAPQTYLTVYGEPAKYSAGFTHFDYANPNAPKGGSLRRSAIEIGRFDHVLPYIDKGIGVSQVDGWLYAPLAQRSLDEPYTVYGLIAEKMERAEDGLSLRFYLNSKARFADGKPITAEDVRYSFDLLMTQGSLRFRTLFADVKHVEVEGERQVRFDFSSNENRTLPLDIATLPVFPQHWWKTRDFANGGGYEAPLGSGPYKVSKIDSGSTITFTRDPDWWGKDLPISRGLYNFDHLSLEYFGDTEVARQVLRGGAYDFNREFSATGYSIGYNGPALDDGRLQRAHLAKEMPQPAQGYVFNVQKPMFKDRRVRQALAMLWDFEWANRQMMRNMYIRQQSFFSNSPLAASQLPTKEELAILEPLRGQVPDEVFTQVFKAPVTDGSGMIRDKQLQALSLLEEAGWKPDGDKLVNAQGEPLEFTFLNAQAGLERLLLPYKRNLAQIGITLNIRRIDSSQYVNRLMSRDYDMIVTGFPVTTSPGMELYNYFGSAAAFDSGANNYMVLKDPAVDTLIKGLVKADTQAQMLTYAHALDRVLQWNYLWIPNYYPPGTSAAWWNRFGRPAIEAKNDEALETWWEISPTPLTNEQMKAELKKRAEAR; this is encoded by the coding sequence ATGCGATTGGCTTTTTCCACACCCCTTCTCGGCACTGCGCTGGCCCTTGTGCTGGCGAGTACCGCCGTGATCGCGGCGCCACAAACGTACCTTACGGTGTACGGTGAACCGGCCAAGTACTCGGCCGGTTTCACCCATTTCGACTATGCCAACCCCAATGCACCCAAGGGCGGCAGCCTGCGGCGTTCGGCTATCGAGATCGGGCGCTTCGATCATGTGCTGCCCTATATCGACAAAGGCATCGGCGTGTCCCAGGTCGATGGCTGGCTTTACGCGCCCCTGGCCCAGCGCTCCCTGGACGAGCCTTATACGGTCTACGGCCTGATCGCCGAGAAGATGGAGCGTGCCGAGGACGGCCTGTCGCTGCGCTTTTACCTGAACTCGAAGGCGCGCTTTGCCGATGGCAAGCCGATCACCGCCGAAGACGTACGCTACAGCTTTGACCTGTTGATGACCCAAGGCAGCCTGCGCTTTCGTACGCTGTTCGCCGACGTCAAGCACGTAGAAGTGGAAGGCGAGCGCCAGGTGCGCTTCGACTTTTCCAGCAATGAGAACCGCACCCTGCCCCTGGATATCGCCACCCTGCCGGTGTTTCCTCAGCACTGGTGGAAGACCCGCGATTTTGCCAACGGCGGCGGCTACGAAGCGCCACTGGGCAGCGGCCCCTACAAGGTCAGCAAGATCGATTCGGGCAGCACCATCACGTTTACCCGCGACCCCGACTGGTGGGGCAAGGATCTGCCCATCAGTCGTGGCCTGTACAACTTCGATCACCTGAGCCTGGAGTACTTCGGCGACACCGAAGTCGCACGCCAGGTATTGCGCGGCGGTGCCTACGACTTCAATCGCGAGTTTTCCGCCACCGGCTACTCCATCGGCTACAACGGCCCTGCCCTCGACGATGGACGCCTGCAACGCGCGCATTTGGCCAAAGAGATGCCGCAACCGGCACAAGGCTATGTATTCAATGTGCAAAAGCCGATGTTCAAGGATCGCCGCGTACGTCAGGCCCTGGCGATGTTGTGGGATTTCGAGTGGGCCAACCGGCAGATGATGCGCAATATGTACATCCGCCAGCAGAGCTTCTTCTCCAACAGCCCGCTGGCCGCCAGCCAGTTGCCAACCAAGGAGGAACTGGCGATTCTCGAACCGCTGCGCGGGCAAGTACCCGATGAGGTATTCACCCAGGTGTTCAAGGCACCGGTCACCGACGGCAGCGGCATGATCCGCGACAAACAGCTGCAGGCCCTGAGCCTGCTTGAGGAAGCTGGCTGGAAGCCCGACGGCGACAAACTGGTAAATGCCCAGGGCGAGCCGCTGGAGTTCACCTTCCTGAATGCCCAGGCCGGCCTCGAGCGGCTGCTGCTGCCCTACAAGCGCAACCTGGCGCAGATCGGTATCACCCTGAATATTCGTCGCATCGACTCCTCGCAGTATGTAAACCGCTTGATGAGTCGAGACTACGACATGATCGTCACCGGGTTCCCGGTCACCACCTCTCCGGGGATGGAGCTGTACAACTACTTCGGTTCGGCCGCCGCGTTCGATTCGGGGGCCAATAACTACATGGTGCTCAAGGACCCGGCCGTCGACACCCTGATCAAAGGCCTGGTCAAGGCCGACACCCAGGCACAGATGCTCACCTACGCCCATGCCCTGGACCGGGTGCTGCAATGGAATTATCTGTGGATTCCCAATTACTACCCGCCCGGTACGTCGGCGGCGTGGTGGAACCGCTTCGGCCGCCCGGCCATCGAGGCCAAGAACGATGAGGCCCTGGAAACCTGGTGGGAAATCAGCCCCACACCGCTGACGAATGAACAAATGAAAGCCGAACTGAAAAAACGCGCGGAGGCCCGCTGA
- the tssB gene encoding type VI secretion system contractile sheath small subunit — protein MAKEGSVAPKERINITFKPAIGGAQEEVELPLKLLVLGDFTQREDVRKLEDRKPIAIDKNTLDEVLANQALNLTLNVPNRLQEGADAEELGIQVRINSMKDFNPAHLVEQIPQLQKLMALREALVALKGPLGNTPSFRKAIEQALTNDESRVRVLAELGLSDPSA, from the coding sequence ATGGCCAAAGAAGGTTCCGTAGCCCCGAAGGAACGCATCAATATTACGTTCAAACCCGCTATCGGTGGCGCCCAGGAAGAAGTCGAGCTGCCGTTGAAACTGCTTGTGCTGGGGGATTTCACCCAGCGCGAAGACGTGCGCAAGCTCGAAGACCGCAAGCCTATCGCCATCGATAAGAACACCCTGGACGAAGTGTTGGCCAACCAGGCATTGAACCTGACCCTGAATGTGCCCAATCGACTTCAGGAGGGCGCCGATGCCGAGGAGTTGGGGATTCAGGTGCGCATCAACTCGATGAAGGACTTCAACCCTGCGCATCTGGTTGAGCAGATTCCTCAACTGCAAAAACTGATGGCGCTGCGTGAGGCGCTGGTGGCGCTCAAGGGGCCTTTGGGCAACACACCAAGCTTTCGCAAGGCCATAGAGCAAGCCCTGACCAACGACGAATCCCGCGTGCGGGTACTGGCGGAGCTGGGCCTGAGCGACCCATCCGCCTGA
- a CDS encoding peptidylprolyl isomerase, whose translation MAKATARHILVSTEDKCNELKAQIEGGADFAEIAKANSSCPSSRDGGNLGSFGPGQMVKEFDTVVFSAPVNTVQGPVKTQFGYHLLEVTSRQD comes from the coding sequence ATGGCCAAAGCCACCGCCCGCCACATCCTCGTGTCCACCGAAGACAAGTGCAACGAACTCAAGGCCCAAATCGAAGGCGGCGCCGACTTCGCAGAAATCGCCAAAGCCAACTCCAGCTGCCCATCCAGCCGCGACGGCGGCAACCTGGGTTCGTTCGGTCCAGGCCAGATGGTTAAAGAATTCGATACCGTGGTATTCAGCGCTCCAGTCAACACCGTGCAAGGCCCGGTCAAGACTCAGTTCGGCTACCACCTGCTGGAAGTCACCAGCCGTCAGGACTGA
- a CDS encoding Hcp family type VI secretion system effector: protein MPTPAYLSITGVKQGLITAGTFTQDSVGNIYQEGHEDQILVQAFAHQVIIPRDPQSGQPTGQRVHKPLMISKVFDKSSPLLFSALTSGEEVKCRLEWFRTSSAGTQEHYFTIELEGATLVDIQSRMPNCQDPENAHFTHLEDVYFTYRKIVWTHEVSGTSGSDDWRSPVAG, encoded by the coding sequence ATGCCAACACCCGCGTATCTCTCCATTACCGGCGTCAAACAAGGTTTGATCACGGCAGGCACGTTTACACAGGACTCGGTAGGTAACATCTATCAGGAGGGGCACGAGGATCAGATCCTGGTCCAGGCCTTCGCCCACCAGGTCATCATTCCCCGCGATCCGCAATCCGGGCAGCCGACCGGGCAGCGGGTTCACAAGCCGCTGATGATCAGCAAGGTCTTCGATAAATCCTCACCGTTGCTGTTCAGTGCGCTGACCAGTGGCGAAGAGGTCAAGTGTCGACTGGAATGGTTCCGGACTTCGTCGGCCGGTACCCAGGAGCATTACTTCACCATCGAGCTGGAGGGTGCCACGCTGGTGGATATCCAATCGCGCATGCCCAACTGCCAGGACCCGGAAAACGCCCATTTCACGCACTTGGAGGATGTGTACTTCACCTATCGCAAGATCGTGTGGACACACGAAGTGTCCGGTACTTCCGGCTCCGACGATTGGCGCAGCCCGGTAGCGGGTTAA